The Skermanella rosea sequence CAAGGGCGTGCCGAGACATGCACGCATCGAGGTGATATCGCATGGAACAGGCCCACAGGCGGGACATCGTCGTCATCGCGGCGTCGGCCGGCGGCGTGAGCGCCTTGCAGATCCTGTGCGCAGGTCTGCCGAAGGATCTCGGGAGCGCCATCTTCATCGTCCAGCATGTCAGCCCCGGCGCCAAGAGCATGCTGCCCGCGATCCTGGGCCGTACCGCGTCCCTGCCGGTGCTCCATCCGGCGGAAGGAGACGCGATCCGGTCCGGCCACATCTACGTCGCGCCGCCCGACCGGCATCTCCTGGTCAGGCAAGGCTATCTGCTGGTCAGGAGGGGACCGAAGGAGAACAGGACGCGGCCGGCCGCGGACCCGCTGTTCCGCTCGGCGGCGGCGGCCTACGGCTCGCGGGTCGTGGGACTGGTGCTGACCGGCACCCTTGACGACGGAACGGCCGGGCTGCTGGCGGTGAAGCGCTGCGGCGGCATCGCCGCGGTCCAGGATCCGGACGATGCCGCCTGGCCCGACATGCCGCGCCATGCCATGCAGAAGGTCGCGGTCGACCACTGCCTTCCCCTGGAGCGGCTGGCGGATCTCATTCGCCGGCTGTCCCTGGAACCCGCCGGACCGCAGCCGCCGATACCGGCCGACATCGAGCTGGAAGCCCGCATCGCCGAGCAGGAAATGATCGCCATGATCGAAGAGACGAGTGACAACTCCATATCGGGCCGCCCCGCCCTGATCACCTGCCCGGACTGCGGCGGGGCGATGATGGAAGTGATGGACGGCCCCCTGCTCCGGTTCCGCTGCCATATCGGCCACGCATACAGCCCTGCGACGCTGGCCGAGGCGCAGGGCGAAGCGTTCGAGCAGGCCCTCGGGATGGCGCTCCGCACCCACCACGAACGCATCAAGCTGTTCGAGCGGATGGCGGAGAACGCCACGGCGCAGGGCCAGCATCACGCGGCCGCGAAATGGACGACGGCGGCGGAGGAGGCCCGGGGCCATGTCGACGTGCTGCGGACCGTCCTGTCCAACCAGTCGCCCGCCGGCGCAGTCACGCCTGAAGCGGACTGAC is a genomic window containing:
- a CDS encoding chemotaxis protein CheB, which translates into the protein MEQAHRRDIVVIAASAGGVSALQILCAGLPKDLGSAIFIVQHVSPGAKSMLPAILGRTASLPVLHPAEGDAIRSGHIYVAPPDRHLLVRQGYLLVRRGPKENRTRPAADPLFRSAAAAYGSRVVGLVLTGTLDDGTAGLLAVKRCGGIAAVQDPDDAAWPDMPRHAMQKVAVDHCLPLERLADLIRRLSLEPAGPQPPIPADIELEARIAEQEMIAMIEETSDNSISGRPALITCPDCGGAMMEVMDGPLLRFRCHIGHAYSPATLAEAQGEAFEQALGMALRTHHERIKLFERMAENATAQGQHHAAAKWTTAAEEARGHVDVLRTVLSNQSPAGAVTPEAD